The Limisphaerales bacterium genome includes a region encoding these proteins:
- the argB gene encoding acetylglutamate kinase, whose translation MQELISKAATLLEALPYIQRFAGATFVVKYGGSFMDSPDEAVRTGVARDVVFLEAVEINPVVVHGGGKRISRALEASGVETRFVNGLRYTDADSVAVVDQVLSQEINAEIVEMINSLGGVAKGFAGTDIFTCTRHAPDNQDYGFVGEVTAVNTAPLEECIAQGITPVISPTARDANGQIYNCNADVAAAQAAIALAAKRLVFMSDVRGLLRDPDDDATLISHLDIAEVDELKQAGIIASGMIPKVDSAVTAINAGVDKVALVDGRIHHAVLLEIFTNQGVGTEIVK comes from the coding sequence ATGCAGGAACTCATCTCCAAAGCCGCCACATTGCTCGAAGCGCTGCCGTACATTCAGCGTTTTGCCGGGGCAACGTTCGTAGTGAAGTACGGGGGCAGTTTCATGGACAGTCCGGACGAAGCCGTGCGCACGGGTGTTGCGCGGGATGTGGTGTTCCTAGAAGCGGTCGAGATCAATCCGGTGGTGGTGCACGGCGGTGGTAAACGCATCAGCCGCGCGCTGGAAGCGTCCGGCGTGGAGACGCGCTTCGTCAATGGTTTGCGCTACACGGATGCCGATTCCGTGGCGGTGGTTGATCAGGTGTTGTCGCAGGAAATCAATGCCGAGATCGTGGAGATGATCAATTCGCTCGGCGGCGTGGCCAAGGGCTTTGCCGGCACGGATATTTTCACCTGCACCCGGCATGCCCCCGATAATCAGGATTACGGCTTTGTCGGTGAGGTCACTGCCGTGAACACTGCGCCGCTGGAGGAATGCATCGCCCAAGGCATCACGCCGGTGATCTCCCCCACCGCGCGCGATGCGAACGGACAAATTTACAACTGCAACGCCGATGTCGCCGCCGCCCAAGCCGCCATTGCGCTGGCCGCCAAGCGGCTGGTGTTCATGAGCGATGTGCGCGGGCTGCTGCGCGATCCTGACGACGATGCCACGCTCATTTCGCACCTCGACATCGCCGAAGTTGATGAACTGAAACAAGCCGGCATCATCGCCAGCGGGATGATTCCCAAAGTCGACAGCGCCGTCACTGCCATCAACGCCGGCGTCGACAAAGTCGCCCTCGTCGACGGGAGAATTCATCACGCGGTGTTGCTGGAAATTTTTACCAACCAAGGCGTGGGGACGGAAATTGTAAAATGA
- a CDS encoding tetratricopeptide repeat protein produces the protein MKVFWIFLALMMNLNVNCVQGGDKDGAALKFVEAAAKAFREGKTDEALKLAAKAVEVEPKNANLHYFKGQLHSKLGQHAKAAAEYTKVLALKPENDRVADTHQERGEAYFKLGKIKESIADFDVFIKAYPRQDPHHWQRGISYYYANEFKKGYEQFERHQTVNRNDVENAVWHFLCLARAKGIKEAKKKLIPIVGDGRVPMMEVLALFGGKSTPKKVLAKARAGGVKGARLERQLFYAHLYLGLWYEATGEKKLRDQYIGLSAAVADNHGYMGDVARVHAELNKIPIPKTKVEK, from the coding sequence ATGAAAGTTTTTTGGATTTTTTTGGCGTTGATGATGAACTTGAATGTTAATTGCGTGCAGGGGGGGGATAAAGATGGGGCGGCGCTGAAATTTGTGGAGGCGGCGGCGAAGGCGTTTCGCGAAGGGAAAACGGACGAGGCGCTAAAGCTGGCGGCGAAGGCGGTGGAGGTGGAGCCGAAGAATGCGAATTTGCACTATTTCAAAGGGCAGCTCCACAGTAAACTGGGTCAGCACGCTAAAGCCGCGGCGGAATACACGAAGGTGCTGGCGTTGAAGCCGGAAAATGATCGCGTCGCCGACACGCATCAGGAACGCGGCGAGGCGTATTTTAAGCTGGGAAAAATCAAGGAATCGATTGCGGATTTCGACGTGTTTATTAAAGCGTATCCGCGACAAGACCCGCATCATTGGCAGCGCGGCATTTCGTATTATTATGCGAACGAATTCAAGAAAGGCTACGAGCAATTCGAGCGGCACCAAACGGTGAACCGCAATGACGTGGAAAATGCGGTGTGGCATTTTTTGTGTTTGGCACGGGCGAAGGGAATTAAAGAAGCGAAGAAAAAACTCATCCCCATTGTGGGCGATGGCCGCGTGCCGATGATGGAAGTGCTGGCGCTCTTTGGCGGCAAGAGCACGCCGAAAAAAGTTTTGGCCAAGGCGCGCGCGGGCGGGGTGAAGGGTGCGCGATTGGAACGGCAATTATTTTATGCGCATCTTTATCTTGGGCTTTGGTACGAGGCGACGGGGGAAAAGAAACTGCGCGACCAATACATTGGCCTCTCCGCGGCGGTGGCGGATAATCATGGCTATATGGGTGACGTGGCGCGAGTGCACGCGGAGTTGAATAAAATTCCAATCCCAAAAACCAAAGTCGAAAAATAA
- a CDS encoding acetylornithine transaminase: MSDSKIQQRIDAHVIPTYARFPIAITHGEGSHVHTAEGRRLLDLGAGIATACLGHGHPELADALAEQAGKLTHISNLYYTEPQGLLAKKLTTLAGGKGKVFFCNSGAEANEALYKLARLRGHEEGQFEILTTLGSFHGRTLAGIAATGQQKVKDGFAPALEGFRHVPYGDLDAMRAAITPATGAILLEPIQGESGINCATPEYLLGLRALCNERNLLLLLDEVQCGHFRTGNFFGWQTIMSAHPDFAPDACSMAKSLAAGLPMGAIWASEPLQDVLGPGTHGTTFGGTPLVSAHALKALEIIERDGLAQHAVTLGNHLAGRIQTLIEAHPTVLKEVRGLGLMIGIELAEGIPAFADSKRPASVQIVERLHDAGLLTIPAGARVFRLLPPLNLSQTDADEGLAIIEGVIKELAS; the protein is encoded by the coding sequence ATGAGCGACTCAAAAATCCAACAACGCATTGACGCCCACGTCATCCCGACTTATGCGCGTTTCCCGATCGCCATCACTCACGGCGAAGGCAGCCACGTGCACACGGCCGAAGGCCGACGGTTGCTCGACTTGGGCGCGGGCATTGCCACCGCCTGCCTCGGCCACGGCCATCCTGAACTGGCCGATGCTCTGGCCGAACAAGCAGGCAAGCTGACGCATATTTCCAATCTGTACTACACCGAGCCGCAGGGATTGCTTGCGAAGAAACTCACCACGCTCGCGGGCGGCAAAGGCAAAGTGTTTTTCTGTAACAGCGGCGCCGAAGCCAACGAGGCACTCTACAAACTCGCGCGACTGCGCGGCCATGAGGAGGGTCAGTTTGAAATCCTAACCACACTCGGCTCATTTCACGGGCGCACACTCGCGGGCATTGCGGCCACCGGCCAACAGAAGGTGAAGGACGGGTTTGCGCCAGCCCTGGAAGGCTTCCGGCATGTGCCCTATGGCGATCTGGACGCCATGCGCGCGGCCATCACGCCGGCGACTGGCGCGATTCTTCTGGAGCCAATCCAAGGCGAGAGCGGCATCAATTGCGCCACGCCCGAGTATCTGCTCGGCCTGCGCGCGTTGTGCAATGAACGTAATCTGCTGTTGTTGCTCGATGAAGTGCAATGCGGCCATTTTCGAACAGGCAATTTTTTCGGCTGGCAAACCATCATGAGCGCGCATCCGGACTTCGCGCCGGACGCCTGCTCGATGGCCAAAAGCCTCGCAGCCGGTCTGCCGATGGGCGCGATCTGGGCGAGCGAACCGTTGCAGGATGTGCTCGGCCCGGGCACGCACGGCACCACCTTTGGCGGCACGCCGCTGGTCAGCGCGCATGCACTCAAGGCGCTGGAGATCATCGAGCGCGACGGCCTCGCGCAACACGCCGTGACGCTGGGGAACCATTTGGCCGGGAGAATCCAAACGCTGATCGAGGCGCATCCCACCGTGCTGAAGGAAGTGCGCGGGCTCGGCCTGATGATCGGCATCGAATTGGCCGAGGGCATCCCCGCCTTTGCCGATAGCAAACGGCCCGCTTCCGTGCAAATCGTCGAGCGACTCCACGACGCTGGTCTGCTCACCATCCCAGCCGGCGCGCGGGTCTTTCGTCTGTTGCCGCCATTGAACCTTTCGCAAACCGACGCCGATGAAGGTCTCGCCATCATCGAGGGTGTCATTAAGGAACTAGCATCATGA
- a CDS encoding 4-hydroxy-3-methylbut-2-enyl diphosphate reductase, with protein MAPEAPNQPVSKPKPKRINLRRPDIMEQVKAQVLTHYRSDLVDRLRATGEVTSVDARMTIKLAKEFGFCYGVERCIDLAYAALKVFPDKPLYILGEIIHNPEVNDQIRDMGIRFLSGPNKVADIDDLGADDVVIIPAFGTEVATLEKLKAKGCQFVDTTCGDVMSVWKRVRNYAKEEVTSIIHGKAYHEETKATSSQATAKNGHYLVVLTLDETDYVCDYIENGGDKAAFLKKFEGAFSEGFDPDQHLKAVGVANQTTMMRNETEEVQRRIKSAIERKFGEEKAEDHFRFFDTICGATQERQDALDVLLQKPMDLLLVIGGYNSSNTAHLAEMGEGVLPTFFIKNADEMADANLIRHWNQHTNQVDETRNWLPDGTLTIGVTAGASCPNNLIEDVICRLLELRGSSADEFLSS; from the coding sequence ATGGCCCCTGAAGCCCCCAATCAACCCGTATCCAAACCGAAGCCCAAGCGCATTAACCTGCGCCGGCCGGATATCATGGAGCAAGTGAAGGCGCAGGTGCTGACGCATTATCGCAGTGACTTGGTCGATCGACTGCGGGCCACAGGCGAAGTGACGAGCGTTGACGCGCGGATGACGATTAAGTTGGCGAAGGAGTTTGGGTTTTGTTACGGGGTGGAGCGTTGCATTGATTTGGCGTATGCGGCGTTGAAGGTTTTCCCGGACAAGCCGCTTTATATTCTTGGCGAGATTATTCATAACCCCGAGGTGAACGATCAGATTCGCGATATGGGGATTCGCTTTCTTTCGGGCCCAAACAAGGTGGCGGATATTGATGATCTCGGCGCGGATGACGTGGTGATTATTCCGGCGTTCGGCACGGAGGTGGCCACGTTGGAGAAGCTCAAGGCGAAAGGTTGCCAGTTTGTGGATACGACCTGTGGCGATGTGATGAGTGTTTGGAAGCGTGTGCGTAATTACGCCAAGGAGGAGGTCACGAGCATTATCCACGGCAAGGCGTATCACGAGGAAACCAAAGCCACGAGCAGTCAGGCGACCGCCAAGAACGGCCATTATCTCGTGGTGCTCACGTTGGATGAAACGGATTACGTTTGTGATTACATCGAAAACGGCGGCGACAAGGCGGCGTTTCTGAAAAAATTTGAGGGCGCATTTTCGGAAGGCTTCGATCCCGATCAACATTTGAAAGCCGTGGGCGTCGCCAACCAAACCACGATGATGCGCAACGAAACCGAGGAGGTGCAGCGCCGCATCAAATCCGCCATCGAACGCAAGTTTGGCGAAGAGAAAGCAGAAGACCATTTTCGATTTTTCGATACCATCTGCGGTGCCACGCAGGAACGACAGGACGCGCTGGACGTGCTCCTGCAAAAACCAATGGACCTTTTGCTCGTCATCGGCGGCTACAATTCCTCCAATACCGCGCACCTCGCCGAGATGGGCGAAGGCGTGCTGCCGACATTTTTTATCAAGAACGCCGACGAGATGGCGGATGCCAATTTGATCCGCCATTGGAATCAGCACACCAATCAAGTGGACGAAACCCGCAACTGGCTGCCGGACGGCACGTTGACCATCGGCGTCACCGCCGGCGCCTCGTGCCCGAATAATCTTATTGAGGATGTGATTTGCCGATTGCTCGAATTGCGCGGTTCATCGGCGGATGAATTTCTTTCCAGCTGA
- a CDS encoding deoxyguanosinetriphosphate triphosphohydrolase, with protein sequence MPYSRSQLEDNERKTLSPFAQFSADSRGRAHAEEPHQWRTHYQRDRDRVIHSRAFRRLEYKTQVFLNGTGDHLRTRLTHTMEVAAVSRNISRALGLNEDLAEAIALAHDLGHSPFGHKGESALNALMADHGGFEHNRQSLRIVEELEQKYPNINGLNLTWETREGLIKHYTAYDHPSKREGFDAKSSSLEAQVANLADEITYYSHDLDDGLDANLLSEEELKTNVKLWRDADAAIRAEHGELADECRRYFIIRCLIDSQVHDVVETSGALIHKAGVLSVDEVRLQENPLIQYSAQRRETNLELREYLYENLYFNPVVHEPNKRGVKLLEELFAYFLEHPEQIGSQSRARIESEGQHRAICDYLAGMTDRYVVIEHERLGL encoded by the coding sequence ATGCCCTATTCCCGTTCCCAACTCGAAGACAACGAGCGCAAGACGCTTTCGCCCTTCGCGCAGTTCAGCGCTGATTCCCGCGGGCGGGCGCACGCCGAGGAGCCGCATCAGTGGCGCACGCATTATCAGCGCGACCGCGATCGCGTCATCCACTCCCGCGCGTTTCGGCGGTTGGAATATAAAACGCAGGTTTTCTTGAATGGCACTGGCGATCACCTGCGCACGCGGCTCACGCACACGATGGAAGTTGCCGCCGTCTCGCGAAACATCAGCCGCGCGCTCGGCCTCAATGAAGACCTCGCCGAGGCCATCGCGCTCGCGCACGATCTTGGCCACTCGCCATTCGGGCATAAAGGCGAGAGTGCGCTCAACGCCTTGATGGCTGATCACGGCGGCTTCGAGCACAACCGCCAAAGTCTCCGCATCGTCGAGGAGTTGGAGCAAAAATATCCCAATATCAACGGCCTCAATCTCACGTGGGAAACACGCGAAGGGCTCATCAAACATTACACCGCCTACGATCACCCCAGCAAACGCGAAGGCTTCGACGCCAAATCCAGCTCGCTCGAGGCGCAAGTCGCCAACCTCGCCGATGAGATTACCTATTACAGCCACGACCTCGACGACGGCCTCGACGCAAATTTACTTTCCGAAGAGGAACTCAAAACGAACGTCAAACTCTGGCGCGACGCCGATGCCGCCATCCGCGCCGAGCACGGCGAACTCGCCGACGAATGCCGCCGTTACTTCATCATCCGCTGCCTCATCGACAGCCAAGTGCACGACGTCGTGGAAACCAGCGGCGCGCTCATCCACAAAGCCGGCGTGTTGAGCGTTGACGAAGTGCGGCTGCAGGAAAACCCCCTCATCCAATACAGCGCCCAACGCCGCGAAACCAATCTCGAATTGCGCGAGTATCTTTACGAAAATCTGTACTTCAACCCCGTCGTGCACGAGCCCAACAAACGCGGCGTGAAATTGCTTGAGGAACTCTTCGCGTATTTTCTGGAACACCCCGAACAAATCGGCAGCCAATCCCGCGCCCGCATCGAAAGCGAAGGGCAACACCGCGCCATCTGCGATTACCTCGCCGGCATGACCGATCGCTACGTCGTCATCGAACACGAGCGGTTAGGGCTATAA
- a CDS encoding DMT family transporter has protein sequence MLAALLCTVLFSASAVSARKTTEHIGGTEANFTRLIFAPIVLSAIAFLFFAIGAKHFQPDIFWLLFLSGAVGFGLGDIALFQALQRIGSRLTVLIVHCVSVPLAVGIEFAWLDTLPSLPQIICAVVILSGVAIALAPRENLHLDRRTLWEGIGWGLVAAFGQGFGAGVLVRVITESFTEFNTLTGSDAFHAGLTVAVQRQLGGMVFTGLCLWALRTYIKSHPDSPSARALTNPASDWRAGRRWLILNALAGPAFGVTCYQWALLNNPTGVVLPIVAITPLVVIPFAILMKEEKPSWRALIGGVIAVGGVVGMVVLTQSQ, from the coding sequence ATGTTAGCGGCTTTATTGTGCACGGTTTTGTTTTCCGCCTCCGCCGTTTCGGCGCGGAAAACTACCGAGCACATCGGCGGCACCGAAGCCAACTTCACGCGGCTGATCTTCGCTCCCATCGTGCTCTCCGCCATCGCGTTTCTCTTTTTTGCAATTGGCGCGAAACATTTTCAGCCAGACATTTTCTGGCTGCTCTTTTTAAGCGGCGCCGTCGGCTTTGGCCTTGGCGACATCGCGCTCTTCCAGGCCCTCCAACGCATCGGCTCGCGGCTTACGGTGCTCATCGTCCATTGCGTCTCCGTACCGCTGGCGGTGGGCATTGAGTTCGCGTGGCTCGATACGCTGCCTTCGCTCCCGCAAATCATCTGCGCCGTCGTCATCCTCTCTGGCGTGGCCATCGCGCTCGCACCGCGCGAAAACCTCCACCTCGACCGTCGCACTCTTTGGGAGGGCATCGGTTGGGGACTCGTCGCCGCCTTCGGCCAAGGCTTCGGCGCGGGTGTCCTCGTGCGCGTCATCACCGAGTCCTTCACCGAATTCAACACCCTCACCGGCAGCGACGCCTTCCACGCCGGCCTCACCGTCGCCGTCCAGCGCCAGCTAGGCGGCATGGTTTTCACCGGCCTTTGCCTGTGGGCGCTGCGCACTTATATAAAGAGTCACCCCGATTCCCCCAGCGCCCGCGCCCTCACCAACCCCGCCAGCGACTGGCGCGCCGGCCGCCGCTGGCTCATCCTCAACGCCCTGGCCGGCCCCGCCTTCGGCGTCACCTGCTACCAATGGGCCCTGCTCAACAACCCCACCGGCGTCGTCCTCCCCATCGTCGCCATCACCCCGCTCGTCGTCATCCCGTTTGCTATTTTAATGAAAGAAGAAAAGCCAAGCTGGCGCGCATTGATTGGCGGAGTGATCGCAGTGGGCGGCGTAGTCGGGATGGTGGTTTTGACCCAGTCCCAATGA
- the argF gene encoding ornithine carbamoyltransferase, with the protein MKHLLSIEAMDTASIETILGNATVIKAQRGDSQHQPLAGQTWAMIFTKSSTRTRVSFETGIRELGGGVMFLNANDLQLGRGEPIQDTARVLGRMVHGAVIRTFAQSDVEDFAEHSGIPTINALTDAEHPCQILTDIFTYQEARGPIAGKTVTFIGDGACNVPISWIWAADKLGFELRIAAPKAHQPCPDLITKAGGNITVTEDCNAAAEGADLLYTDVWVSMGMEEETAQREQDFAGYQINQALVARANEGALVMHCLPAYRGKEIDAPTLEAHADTIFTQAENRLHTQKSILNWLVS; encoded by the coding sequence ATGAAACATCTGTTAAGCATTGAGGCGATGGACACCGCGTCCATCGAGACCATTCTGGGAAATGCCACTGTCATCAAGGCGCAACGCGGCGACAGCCAACACCAACCGCTCGCCGGCCAGACGTGGGCGATGATTTTCACCAAATCCTCCACGCGCACCCGCGTGTCCTTCGAGACCGGCATCCGCGAGCTCGGCGGCGGCGTAATGTTTCTCAACGCCAACGACCTGCAACTTGGTCGTGGCGAACCCATCCAAGACACCGCCCGCGTGCTCGGCCGCATGGTGCACGGCGCCGTCATCCGCACTTTTGCCCAGAGCGATGTGGAGGATTTCGCGGAACACTCCGGCATCCCCACCATCAACGCCCTAACCGATGCCGAGCATCCCTGCCAAATCTTGACTGACATTTTCACCTACCAGGAAGCCCGCGGCCCGATCGCCGGCAAGACCGTCACCTTCATCGGCGACGGCGCCTGCAACGTGCCCATCAGCTGGATCTGGGCCGCTGATAAACTCGGCTTCGAGCTGCGCATCGCCGCACCCAAAGCCCACCAGCCTTGCCCGGACCTCATCACCAAGGCCGGCGGCAATATCACCGTCACCGAAGACTGCAACGCCGCCGCCGAAGGAGCCGACCTACTATACACCGATGTCTGGGTCTCCATGGGCATGGAAGAGGAAACTGCCCAACGCGAGCAAGACTTCGCCGGGTACCAAATCAATCAAGCCCTCGTCGCCCGCGCCAACGAAGGGGCCCTCGTCATGCACTGCCTCCCTGCCTACCGCGGCAAGGAAATCGACGCCCCCACCCTCGAAGCCCACGCCGACACCATCTTCACCCAAGCCGAAAACCGCCTGCACACGCAGAAATCGATTTTGAATTGGTTGGTGAGTTAA
- the argJ gene encoding bifunctional glutamate N-acetyltransferase/amino-acid acetyltransferase ArgJ, protein MKSFHSIDGSIIAPQGFLTAGLFCDVKRLGTGKGSNKGQKRDLAVIVSEVPATAAGMFTTNQICAAPVKVCVDHIADGKAQAVVINSGNANACTGPRGLKDAQEMTALLAEELLLQPEDVLVGSTGRIGLELPMPNIRAGIRQIVKELDDSPTAAHHAAEAIMTSDTRPKEIAVEFQLGGQTVRLGGIAKGAGMIQPGMSPTGVRPASMPLHATMLAYLTTDAKIPAGALRKCLREAVASSFNCITVDGDMSTNDTVLLLANGLAGNKKLSARDLKTFQAALNHVCLELSKMMVRDGEGVTRLVTVRVRGAKTQKEADAAARAVGNSALVKTSWNGGDPNWGRIIDTLGYSSAKVVEEKVDIAYSAPETKKLTYSLKKGRPTRTTFETLCAAVAPTEFDLHINLNLGKGQATLYAADLTEEYVEFNKGDISDPTSLGG, encoded by the coding sequence ATGAAATCTTTTCATTCCATTGATGGTTCCATTATCGCCCCGCAAGGTTTCCTGACGGCTGGGTTGTTTTGTGATGTTAAACGGCTCGGCACCGGCAAAGGCAGCAACAAAGGGCAAAAACGCGATCTGGCCGTGATTGTCTCCGAGGTACCGGCCACGGCGGCGGGGATGTTTACGACCAATCAAATCTGCGCCGCACCGGTGAAGGTGTGCGTGGACCACATCGCCGACGGAAAGGCGCAGGCGGTCGTCATCAATTCCGGCAACGCCAATGCCTGCACCGGCCCGCGCGGATTGAAGGATGCGCAGGAAATGACTGCGCTCTTGGCCGAGGAATTGTTGCTCCAACCGGAGGATGTACTCGTCGGCAGCACAGGCCGGATTGGTCTGGAGCTGCCCATGCCGAACATCCGCGCCGGCATCCGGCAGATCGTCAAGGAACTCGATGATTCCCCCACCGCGGCGCACCACGCCGCTGAGGCCATCATGACCAGCGACACGCGGCCGAAAGAGATCGCCGTGGAATTTCAGCTCGGCGGCCAAACCGTGCGGCTCGGCGGCATTGCCAAGGGCGCGGGCATGATTCAGCCCGGCATGAGTCCCACCGGCGTGCGGCCCGCGAGCATGCCTCTGCATGCCACCATGCTCGCCTACCTCACAACCGACGCAAAAATTCCCGCCGGCGCATTGCGCAAGTGCCTGCGCGAGGCCGTGGCCAGCAGTTTTAATTGCATCACCGTGGATGGCGACATGAGCACCAACGACACTGTGCTCCTGCTCGCCAACGGTTTGGCTGGAAACAAAAAACTCAGCGCGCGCGACTTGAAAACATTTCAGGCTGCCCTGAATCACGTCTGCCTCGAGCTTTCCAAAATGATGGTACGCGATGGCGAAGGCGTCACGCGACTGGTCACCGTGCGGGTGCGCGGCGCCAAGACGCAGAAGGAAGCCGATGCTGCCGCGCGTGCAGTGGGCAACAGTGCGTTGGTGAAAACCAGCTGGAACGGCGGCGACCCAAACTGGGGCCGGATCATCGATACCCTTGGCTATTCGTCTGCGAAGGTGGTGGAGGAAAAAGTCGACATCGCCTACAGCGCGCCCGAAACCAAGAAGCTAACCTATTCCCTCAAGAAAGGCAGACCCACTCGGACGACCTTTGAGACCTTGTGCGCGGCCGTCGCGCCGACGGAGTTTGACCTGCACATTAACCTGAATCTCGGAAAAGGCCAGGCCACGCTCTACGCCGCCGATCTCACCGAGGAATACGTGGAATTCAACAAGGGCGACATCAGCGACCCCACATCGCTCGGAGGCTGA
- a CDS encoding mandelate racemase/muconate lactonizing enzyme family protein — protein MSLPTDIRAIGAALYFLPVHTRMPLKFGGETVTYVTCARARVTVRDAAGRTADGWGETPLSVTWVWPSTLGYKERHEAMKAFCETLAGAWADFSASGHPMEVGQDFIEGVLPGLLEQHNEGATEPMPWLGALVCNSLFDIALHDAFGNLHGRDVYKTYNAEWMNRSLEEFLEPAAESVSFAGKYPEDFFVAEPSTQLPAWHLVGGVDPLDESELTGNEPDDEHPVLLADWIKTDGLKCLKIKLRGTDAAWDYARIVKVGEIAVAGGVEWLTTDFNCTVTEPEYVNTILDDLRAEHPKLFEMLLYVEQPFPYDLEQHAIDTHSCSKRKPLFLDESAHDWQHVRLGRKLGWTGVALKTCKTQTGALLSACWAKAHGMGLMVQDLTNPMLAQVPHCRLSAQMGTIMGVETNAMQFYPAASTVEAAVHPGLYQRRGGKVDLSTLGGSGFGYGEAIGVRELPEAAAVCGECE, from the coding sequence ATGAGCTTACCCACAGACATTCGCGCCATAGGCGCGGCACTTTATTTTCTACCTGTCCACACCCGCATGCCGCTGAAGTTTGGCGGGGAGACGGTGACGTACGTCACGTGCGCCCGCGCGCGGGTGACGGTTCGCGATGCCGCCGGTCGCACCGCGGACGGCTGGGGCGAAACACCGCTGAGCGTCACGTGGGTTTGGCCGAGCACGTTGGGTTACAAGGAGCGGCACGAGGCGATGAAAGCCTTTTGTGAAACACTGGCCGGCGCGTGGGCGGACTTTTCCGCGAGCGGGCATCCGATGGAAGTGGGGCAGGATTTTATTGAAGGCGTTTTGCCGGGGCTGCTCGAGCAGCACAACGAAGGAGCAACGGAGCCGATGCCGTGGCTCGGGGCGCTCGTGTGCAATTCACTTTTTGATATCGCGCTGCACGACGCGTTTGGAAATTTGCACGGGCGGGATGTTTACAAAACGTACAATGCCGAGTGGATGAATCGTTCGCTGGAGGAATTTTTGGAGCCGGCGGCAGAGTCAGTTTCCTTCGCAGGAAAATATCCGGAAGATTTTTTTGTGGCCGAACCGTCCACGCAATTACCCGCGTGGCATCTCGTCGGCGGGGTGGACCCGCTCGATGAAAGCGAGTTGACCGGCAACGAACCGGATGACGAGCATCCGGTGTTGCTCGCCGATTGGATAAAAACCGACGGCCTCAAGTGCCTCAAAATAAAACTGCGCGGCACCGATGCAGCGTGGGATTACGCGCGCATTGTCAAAGTGGGCGAGATCGCAGTAGCCGGCGGCGTGGAATGGTTGACCACCGATTTCAATTGCACCGTCACCGAGCCGGAATATGTGAACACGATTTTGGATGACCTGCGCGCTGAGCACCCGAAATTGTTTGAGATGCTTTTGTATGTCGAGCAACCGTTCCCGTACGACCTCGAGCAACACGCCATCGACACCCACAGTTGCAGCAAGCGTAAGCCCCTGTTCCTAGATGAAAGCGCGCACGATTGGCAACACGTGCGGCTGGGACGCAAACTGGGCTGGACCGGCGTGGCGCTCAAAACCTGCAAAACCCAAACCGGCGCACTGCTATCAGCGTGCTGGGCGAAAGCACACGGAATGGGGCTGATGGTACAGGATTTGACCAACCCAATGCTCGCGCAAGTGCCGCATTGCCGACTGTCCGCACAGATGGGCACAATTATGGGCGTGGAAACGAATGCGATGCAGTTTTATCCTGCGGCTTCCACCGTCGAGGCCGCGGTGCATCCGGGGCTGTATCAGCGGCGCGGGGGCAAGGTGGATTTGTCCACGTTAGGGGGGAGTGGTTTCGGCTATGGCGAGGCGATTGGCGTGCGCGAATTGCCAGAGGCCGCGGCGGTGTGCGGCGAATGTGAATAA